In a genomic window of Siphonobacter curvatus:
- a CDS encoding AAA family ATPase codes for MNQSQLDALREALQVSPQNVPLWRMLADAYYQLARYEEALEAYKAALQLSADLDLKFRLAECYLQLASFSTAHVIAEELLDTAPSPQVLFLLARIALASGDLQAANAYYKQATAQDHTLTQAEFEQQLNQAIRDSGLGQTSSFDEVIDRIEAEGSGLIEKPRVTFAEVGGLTAVKEEIALKVIHPLNNPEIYKAFGKKIGGGILLYGPPGCGKTLLARATAGEIKANFISVGINEVLDMWMGNSEKNLHDLFQQARMHTPCVLFFDEIDALGASRTDLRKAAGRTLINQFLDELDGVKYSNEGILILGATNTPWYLDTAFRRPGRFDRIVFVSPPDVAARVEILRILLADKPLEGIDYQSIAKQSDGYSGADLRALVDLAIEQKLPESLRQGRVLPLTMADFKEALRRHRPTTKEWFATAKNYALYSNESGLYDDILTYLKLK; via the coding sequence ATGAATCAGTCCCAACTCGATGCCCTTCGCGAAGCTCTTCAGGTTTCGCCGCAGAATGTACCCCTTTGGCGAATGCTGGCCGATGCCTACTACCAGCTCGCTCGGTATGAAGAAGCTCTCGAAGCCTATAAAGCGGCCCTACAACTCAGTGCTGACCTGGATTTAAAATTCAGACTGGCCGAATGTTACCTGCAACTAGCCAGTTTCTCAACGGCTCACGTCATTGCCGAAGAATTACTGGATACGGCTCCCTCACCTCAGGTTCTGTTTCTGCTGGCTCGTATTGCCCTGGCATCTGGTGATCTACAGGCGGCAAATGCGTACTACAAACAGGCCACCGCTCAGGATCATACCCTAACGCAGGCGGAATTCGAACAGCAACTCAATCAGGCCATTCGGGATTCGGGTTTGGGTCAAACCAGCAGTTTCGACGAGGTGATTGACCGCATCGAAGCGGAAGGTTCAGGGCTTATCGAAAAGCCCCGCGTCACCTTTGCCGAAGTCGGTGGGCTTACGGCCGTCAAGGAAGAAATCGCATTAAAGGTGATTCACCCGCTCAATAATCCGGAAATTTACAAAGCCTTCGGCAAGAAAATTGGCGGTGGTATTCTGCTATACGGCCCTCCCGGTTGTGGGAAAACGCTGTTGGCACGGGCTACGGCCGGTGAAATCAAAGCGAATTTTATTTCAGTAGGGATCAATGAAGTGCTGGATATGTGGATGGGTAACTCCGAAAAAAACCTGCACGATCTCTTCCAGCAGGCCCGGATGCATACGCCTTGCGTTCTGTTTTTCGACGAAATTGATGCCCTAGGTGCCAGCCGGACCGATTTACGCAAAGCGGCGGGCCGTACCCTCATCAACCAATTTCTGGACGAACTGGATGGGGTGAAGTACAGTAACGAAGGCATCCTGATTCTGGGAGCGACCAATACGCCCTGGTACCTGGACACGGCCTTCCGTCGCCCGGGTCGTTTTGATCGTATTGTATTTGTCAGTCCGCCCGATGTAGCGGCCCGGGTAGAAATTCTACGAATCCTGCTGGCTGATAAACCGCTCGAAGGAATCGATTACCAGTCCATTGCCAAACAGTCTGACGGCTATTCGGGGGCAGATTTACGGGCCCTGGTCGACCTGGCTATTGAACAGAAATTACCTGAATCACTTCGGCAAGGTCGGGTACTGCCCCTAACGATGGCTGACTTTAAGGAAGCCCTACGCAGGCATCGCCCTACGACCAAAGAATGGTTTGCAACGGCTAAAAATTACGCTCTATACTCGAATGAGAGTGGTCTGTACGATGATATTTTGACTTATCTGAAGCTAAAGTAG
- a CDS encoding helix-turn-helix domain-containing protein, whose protein sequence is MSTYGLTYQFRKPDGSLSTFVESFWMLEQSSEHKLPVIVVPDGRVDILFSVTPAGAVQAMLRGLDTEPGKGDLSPGTRMFAVSLNLLAVEYVLGESVATLLNTGRSLPAGFWEIQSEDLQDFTSFCFRVSESIERRIQPNPDSRKQQLFELLYESRGDISVEELARRVTWNRRQINRYFTQWFGLPLKTYSTILRFRASFEHLRQGKLFPEENFTDQAHFIREVKKFAGVVPKELSKNVEDRFIQFSTLPAV, encoded by the coding sequence ATGTCAACCTACGGTTTAACTTATCAATTTCGAAAGCCCGATGGCTCCCTTTCAACCTTTGTGGAAAGTTTCTGGATGCTCGAACAATCATCCGAGCACAAGCTACCGGTTATTGTTGTGCCGGACGGACGCGTGGACATTCTCTTTTCAGTGACTCCGGCAGGGGCGGTACAGGCGATGTTACGCGGACTGGATACGGAACCCGGCAAGGGGGACCTTTCACCGGGTACGCGGATGTTTGCGGTGAGTTTAAATCTATTGGCTGTGGAATATGTATTGGGCGAAAGCGTGGCTACCCTGCTAAATACAGGTCGCTCCTTACCGGCTGGATTCTGGGAAATTCAGTCAGAGGACCTTCAGGATTTTACAAGCTTTTGTTTCCGGGTCAGTGAATCCATTGAACGTCGTATTCAACCCAATCCTGATTCACGAAAGCAGCAGTTATTTGAATTATTATACGAGTCCCGGGGCGATATATCCGTAGAAGAACTAGCCCGGCGGGTAACGTGGAATCGTCGGCAGATCAACCGTTATTTTACCCAGTGGTTTGGCTTGCCTTTAAAAACCTACAGTACCATTCTGCGTTTCCGGGCTTCGTTTGAGCACCTTCGTCAGGGAAAACTCTTTCCGGAAGAGAACTTCACCGATCAGGCTCATTTCATTCGGGAAGTGAAAAAGTTTGCCGGTGTCGTACCCAAAGAGTTAAGCAAAAATGTCGAGGACCGATTTATACAATTTTCAACCCTCCCTGCTGTCTAG